One window from the genome of Treponema sp. OMZ 838 encodes:
- a CDS encoding aminoacyl-histidine dipeptidase — protein sequence MTIENIQPKEVFRWFAEISAVPRGSHNEKAISDFLVRFAKERSLEVYQDEALNVIIKKPGTAGYEKSPTVILQGHMDMVCEKTADSNHDFLKDPIKLIVDGDNLHADRTTLGGDDGIAIAYALAILDSKSIAHPPLEVLITTTEEVGMDGARALKADHLQGRILFNIDSEEEGVFLVSCAGGANTHVDFKIETEPLKGQALSIKVDGLLGGHSGMEIIKQRANAIKLLGRILSAVKAEQSVHIVSISGGSKHNAIAKEAQAIITVEDAARVQTAIAKLAEAIKAEYRVADKDIRIVAEAATALPKMMYNGTVSSGIIDFMTVVPDGVQYMSMDIPGLVQTSLNNGILALDGETLKFTISVRSSVKSELDEIVQVLRLCAERTGGIFNKVSEYPAWEYSPQSHARDVAVKTYKDLTGKEPVVSAVHAGLECGLIKKTIPDIDALSFGPNLYDVHTPNEHLSISSAERMWKFIVKLLENMR from the coding sequence ATGACTATAGAAAACATTCAACCCAAAGAAGTATTCCGTTGGTTTGCCGAGATTTCGGCTGTACCGCGCGGTTCACACAATGAAAAAGCCATCAGCGATTTTTTAGTACGCTTTGCAAAAGAACGTTCTCTTGAAGTGTATCAAGATGAGGCGCTCAACGTCATTATCAAAAAGCCCGGGACGGCCGGATACGAAAAATCCCCTACGGTTATATTGCAGGGACACATGGATATGGTCTGCGAAAAAACAGCCGATTCAAATCACGATTTTCTTAAAGATCCGATCAAGCTGATTGTGGACGGTGACAATCTCCATGCCGACCGCACAACACTCGGCGGCGACGATGGCATCGCGATCGCTTATGCATTGGCAATTCTCGATTCCAAGTCGATTGCACACCCGCCGCTTGAGGTCTTAATTACCACAACCGAAGAAGTCGGTATGGATGGGGCACGAGCGTTAAAAGCCGATCATTTACAGGGGAGAATTCTTTTCAATATCGATTCCGAGGAGGAAGGGGTCTTTTTAGTCAGCTGCGCAGGCGGCGCGAATACCCATGTCGATTTTAAGATCGAAACGGAACCATTGAAGGGACAGGCGCTCTCAATCAAAGTTGACGGACTGCTCGGCGGGCATTCCGGTATGGAGATTATTAAACAACGTGCAAACGCCATCAAACTACTGGGACGGATTTTGTCCGCAGTAAAGGCGGAGCAGTCCGTGCATATCGTGTCGATTTCGGGCGGCTCGAAGCATAACGCCATTGCAAAAGAAGCGCAGGCGATTATCACCGTCGAGGATGCAGCCCGCGTACAGACAGCGATTGCAAAACTTGCTGAAGCAATCAAAGCGGAATACCGTGTTGCCGACAAAGATATCCGCATTGTAGCCGAAGCAGCGACGGCGCTGCCTAAGATGATGTATAACGGTACCGTCAGCTCCGGTATCATAGACTTTATGACGGTGGTGCCTGACGGGGTACAATACATGAGTATGGATATCCCCGGATTGGTGCAAACCAGCTTGAATAACGGCATTCTTGCCCTTGACGGAGAAACTCTGAAGTTTACGATTTCGGTGCGCAGCTCGGTGAAGAGCGAACTGGATGAAATTGTACAAGTGCTGCGGCTCTGCGCCGAGCGTACCGGCGGTATCTTTAACAAGGTATCGGAGTACCCCGCGTGGGAGTATTCGCCGCAGTCTCATGCCCGGGACGTTGCCGTAAAAACATACAAAGACCTTACCGGGAAAGAGCCGGTTGTTTCCGCCGTTCACGCAGGACTCGAATGCGGTCTCATCAAAAAGACCATCCCCGATATCGATGCCCTCAGCTTCGGCCCGAATTTATACGATGTGCATACCCCGAATGAGCATTTGAGTATTTCCTCAGCCGAGCGGATGTGGAAGTTTATCGTTAAACTTCTGGAAAACATGCGGTAA
- a CDS encoding sodium:alanine symporter family protein → MEAFLQNLTHVFGSINGFVWGPYFLIPLLCGTGMFFTLRLKGVQFSKFGAGWSRLFSNFSLKGEKAGKHGMSSFQAVATAIAAQVGTGNLVGAMTALIMGGPGAIFWMWLAALAGMATNFAEACIAQVYKTKDNSGQTVGGPAYYISRGLGNTGFSKFLAAFFSVAIILALGFMGNMVQANSISDAFLNAFSLPTWVTGIGLAIIAGIIFMGGVKRIASVTEKVVPLMAIVYIIVGIIVIIMNAPNIPAMFAMIFKGAFNPRSVWGGALGFGIGRAARYGIARGLFSNEAGMGSTPHAHAVANVDNPVEQGVLGIIAVFIDTFVVLNITVFTVLSSGIIKFENGQPVMKGIQLVQEAFSQHLFGHTFGYLFIAICLFFFAFSTIIGWYYFGETNIRYLFGSKGLMPYKLLVVIFIFLGSLLKIDLVWELVDFFNGIMVIPNLISLLLLSGTVAAVLRDYNAGKPYDVNNYIRK, encoded by the coding sequence ATGGAAGCATTTTTACAAAATCTTACTCATGTGTTTGGAAGTATTAACGGTTTTGTATGGGGTCCCTACTTCCTTATTCCCTTGCTCTGCGGAACAGGGATGTTTTTTACACTCCGACTCAAAGGGGTGCAATTTTCAAAGTTCGGCGCCGGATGGAGCAGGTTGTTCAGTAATTTCTCTTTAAAGGGAGAAAAAGCGGGAAAGCACGGTATGAGTTCTTTCCAAGCCGTAGCAACGGCCATTGCAGCACAAGTCGGTACCGGAAATCTTGTCGGTGCAATGACTGCTTTGATTATGGGCGGACCGGGCGCAATCTTTTGGATGTGGCTCGCCGCATTAGCGGGGATGGCGACGAACTTTGCCGAAGCCTGTATCGCGCAAGTATACAAGACAAAAGATAATTCGGGGCAAACCGTCGGCGGCCCTGCGTATTATATTTCTCGCGGTTTGGGGAATACGGGCTTTTCAAAATTCCTTGCAGCGTTCTTTTCCGTTGCAATTATCCTTGCACTCGGTTTTATGGGAAATATGGTTCAAGCGAACTCAATTTCCGATGCGTTCTTAAACGCCTTTTCTCTGCCGACGTGGGTAACCGGTATCGGCCTTGCGATTATTGCCGGTATTATCTTCATGGGCGGTGTAAAGCGTATTGCTTCCGTTACCGAAAAAGTTGTGCCGTTAATGGCGATTGTTTATATTATTGTCGGGATTATCGTTATTATAATGAATGCGCCCAATATTCCGGCAATGTTCGCGATGATCTTTAAAGGCGCCTTTAACCCGCGCTCAGTTTGGGGAGGAGCTTTGGGATTCGGTATAGGGCGTGCCGCTCGTTACGGTATTGCCCGCGGTCTTTTTTCCAATGAAGCCGGTATGGGTTCGACGCCGCATGCTCACGCGGTTGCTAATGTCGATAACCCGGTTGAGCAAGGTGTATTGGGAATTATCGCGGTATTTATCGATACCTTTGTTGTTTTGAATATTACTGTTTTTACGGTGCTCAGCTCCGGAATTATCAAATTTGAAAACGGACAGCCGGTAATGAAAGGTATTCAGTTGGTTCAGGAGGCTTTCTCACAGCATCTCTTCGGACATACCTTCGGCTACCTCTTCATTGCAATCTGTTTGTTCTTTTTCGCATTCTCCACGATTATCGGGTGGTACTATTTCGGTGAAACCAATATCCGGTATCTATTCGGTTCAAAAGGATTAATGCCTTATAAGCTGCTGGTTGTAATATTTATCTTCTTAGGCAGCTTGCTGAAAATCGATTTGGTATGGGAACTGGTAGACTTCTTTAACGGCATTATGGTTATCCCGAATCTTATCAGCTTGTTGTTACTAAGCGGTACCGTCGCAGCTGTCCTGCGCGATTACAATGCGGGTAAGCCGTATGACGTCAATAATTATATCAGAAAGTAG
- the oadA gene encoding sodium-extruding oxaloacetate decarboxylase subunit alpha — protein MAHKVRISDLVLRDAHQSLHATRMTTADMLPICSKLDSVGYWSLEAWGGATFDSCIRFLNEDPWERLRSLHKALPNTPIMMLLRGQNLLGYRHYADDVVDAFVKAAADNGVGVFRIFDALNDPRNLKRAADAAKKTGKHVQMAISFATTPYHTIEKYAELAKTYTEFGADSICIKDMAGLLKPMEAFDLVTAIKKKTSIPINIHTHSTTGLSVATLLKAAEAGADILDTAISSMSMGTSHSPTETMVEIFRGTEMDTGLDINLLLEIAAYFREVRKHYAQFESSFLGADTRILVSQVPGGMLSNLENQLRDLKASDKMDAVLKEIPIVQKDCGYIPLVTPTSQIVGTQSVFNVLFGRYKKLTAETRDLLIGRYGKTPAPCNEELVKIALAEAKVEAPVTARPADLIPNELDKIKAEAKENGAGNSIEDVLTYAMFPKVAPKFFKERSKGPVVFTAPAAEKKAAGTANGSGSYTVTVNGTDYAVSSSNGTFTVNGTAYAVSVKENASAASTQKTAAAASASTTSAAPAAAQAAPASKSTAQHSAAQTASKPAAASSSTASDSGAKLLAPVTGTLLRYTVAEGAQVSEGQTVIMLESMKMELEINAHKAGVIHFTATAGAQIAEGDSLAEIR, from the coding sequence ATGGCACATAAAGTTCGGATTTCCGATCTGGTATTAAGAGATGCGCATCAGTCTTTACACGCAACGCGCATGACAACGGCAGATATGCTGCCTATTTGCAGCAAGCTTGACAGCGTCGGGTATTGGAGCCTGGAAGCATGGGGCGGAGCGACGTTCGATTCATGTATCCGTTTTTTAAATGAAGATCCGTGGGAGCGGCTGCGCTCTTTGCATAAGGCTTTGCCGAATACTCCCATTATGATGTTGCTGCGCGGACAAAACTTATTGGGTTACCGGCACTATGCCGATGATGTCGTCGATGCGTTTGTAAAAGCTGCTGCCGATAACGGCGTCGGTGTATTCCGTATCTTTGATGCGCTTAATGACCCGCGCAATCTTAAACGTGCGGCGGATGCAGCAAAGAAAACCGGCAAGCATGTCCAAATGGCGATCTCCTTTGCGACGACTCCGTATCATACTATCGAAAAATATGCAGAACTGGCAAAAACGTATACGGAATTCGGTGCCGATTCCATCTGTATTAAAGATATGGCAGGGCTTTTAAAGCCGATGGAAGCATTCGATTTAGTAACGGCTATCAAAAAAAAGACGAGTATCCCGATTAATATTCATACCCATTCAACGACAGGACTCTCCGTAGCGACACTGCTTAAAGCGGCAGAAGCGGGAGCTGATATTTTGGACACTGCGATTTCGTCGATGTCGATGGGGACATCCCACAGTCCGACCGAAACTATGGTAGAAATTTTCCGCGGTACCGAAATGGATACCGGTTTGGATATTAACCTACTCCTTGAAATTGCCGCTTACTTCCGTGAAGTGCGCAAGCATTACGCTCAGTTTGAATCGAGCTTCCTCGGCGCAGATACCCGTATCCTCGTGTCGCAGGTACCGGGCGGTATGCTTTCCAACCTCGAAAACCAGCTGCGCGACCTTAAAGCTTCCGACAAAATGGATGCGGTATTAAAAGAGATCCCGATTGTTCAAAAGGACTGCGGCTATATTCCGCTTGTTACTCCGACCAGCCAGATTGTCGGTACTCAGTCGGTATTCAATGTCTTGTTCGGCCGGTATAAAAAACTGACCGCAGAGACCCGCGATCTGCTCATCGGCCGGTATGGTAAAACCCCTGCTCCGTGCAATGAAGAACTGGTAAAAATTGCTTTGGCAGAAGCAAAAGTAGAAGCCCCTGTAACAGCGCGTCCTGCCGACCTCATTCCCAATGAGCTGGATAAAATAAAAGCCGAAGCAAAAGAAAACGGAGCAGGCAATTCCATCGAAGATGTTTTGACTTACGCGATGTTCCCCAAGGTTGCGCCCAAATTCTTTAAAGAGCGCAGTAAAGGCCCTGTTGTGTTTACGGCGCCGGCGGCGGAGAAAAAAGCTGCGGGTACTGCAAACGGCAGCGGCTCATATACGGTAACGGTAAACGGAACCGATTATGCGGTTTCTTCATCTAACGGCACATTCACCGTAAACGGTACTGCATACGCGGTGAGTGTAAAAGAGAATGCATCCGCCGCATCTACGCAAAAAACGGCTGCCGCAGCTTCGGCATCAACCACATCAGCAGCTCCTGCCGCAGCGCAAGCAGCACCGGCCTCCAAGTCGACAGCACAACATTCCGCTGCTCAGACTGCTTCTAAACCTGCTGCGGCATCTTCATCAACAGCAAGCGACAGTGGTGCAAAGCTGCTCGCTCCGGTAACCGGTACCCTGCTCCGCTACACTGTTGCGGAAGGTGCACAGGTGAGCGAAGGGCAAACGGTTATCATGCTCGAATCGATGAAGATGGAGTTGGAAATCAATGCGCATAAGGCGGGCGTTATTCACTTTACGGCTACAGCCGGTGCACAGATTGCAGAAGGCGACTCACTCGCAGAAATCCGTTAA
- a CDS encoding glycoside hydrolase family 3 N-terminal domain-containing protein encodes MTAAAVFFFIISALFVQPFAALAQAASTSAQNGSSPEHIGKRAAQLCNLAISTVASEHTASSQNEEALRAVVSQLSLEEKAAQVLMVNIAGRKTADAKSITSFKGTVPGAVLLFGYNIADTPQAVTDFLESAVQGFQDTARRSGHTFIPPLFALDNEGGTVYRTRRITAPLPAAEEIGKRFSVEETEELYRLLGQQMRELGLHLNLAPVAEAGTEDVATALGTRTFSPEPEQAGQYAAAAVRGMQGTGILAAVKHFPGNGAADLHKGAAELTVDYDTFLSRYCSVFRPSITDGTAAVLISHIMVPAIEAVPFCFSAKGIALLRNKLSFSGLIITDDIAMQALNRNGASPEENAVRAIAAGCDMVMCSLSKIYPLITAIAEKARTDTAFAKRLDEAVLHVLTAKQKVKLIDTSKPIAADNFSIPHTPDWEKFRHAKEAASVYEKAIR; translated from the coding sequence TTGACGGCTGCAGCTGTTTTCTTTTTTATCATCTCCGCTTTATTTGTGCAGCCTTTTGCCGCCTTGGCACAAGCAGCGTCAACATCAGCGCAGAACGGCAGCTCTCCCGAACATATCGGCAAGAGAGCCGCACAGCTCTGCAATCTTGCCATATCAACAGTAGCTTCCGAACATACGGCATCATCTCAAAATGAGGAAGCCCTACGTGCCGTTGTTTCTCAGCTTTCGCTTGAAGAAAAAGCAGCGCAAGTACTGATGGTCAATATCGCAGGGCGCAAAACAGCGGATGCAAAAAGCATCACATCGTTTAAAGGAACCGTTCCGGGCGCCGTGCTTTTGTTCGGATATAATATCGCGGACACCCCCCAAGCGGTTACAGACTTTTTGGAATCGGCCGTACAAGGCTTTCAAGACACAGCGCGCCGTTCAGGTCATACTTTTATCCCGCCGCTTTTCGCGCTCGATAACGAAGGCGGTACCGTGTACCGAACCCGCCGCATCACCGCCCCGCTGCCCGCTGCAGAGGAAATCGGCAAGCGTTTTTCCGTCGAGGAAACGGAGGAGCTCTATCGGTTATTGGGTCAACAAATGCGGGAACTAGGTCTCCATCTTAATCTGGCGCCGGTTGCGGAAGCAGGAACGGAAGATGTTGCAACGGCGCTCGGTACGCGGACATTCAGCCCGGAACCCGAACAAGCGGGGCAATACGCCGCCGCCGCAGTGCGGGGTATGCAGGGCACCGGCATTCTTGCGGCGGTCAAACACTTTCCCGGCAACGGCGCCGCAGATTTACACAAAGGCGCTGCTGAATTAACCGTTGACTATGACACCTTCCTCAGCCGCTATTGCTCAGTATTCCGGCCTTCAATTACAGACGGTACGGCAGCGGTGCTCATTTCTCATATTATGGTACCGGCAATTGAAGCAGTGCCGTTCTGCTTTTCCGCAAAAGGAATTGCACTGCTCCGTAATAAATTGAGCTTTTCCGGCCTTATCATCACAGACGACATTGCAATGCAGGCATTAAACCGGAACGGCGCATCGCCTGAAGAAAATGCTGTACGTGCAATCGCTGCCGGCTGTGATATGGTTATGTGTTCGCTGTCGAAAATCTATCCGTTGATTACAGCCATTGCCGAAAAAGCCCGCACCGATACTGCGTTTGCAAAGCGGCTTGACGAAGCAGTGCTTCACGTTTTAACTGCCAAGCAAAAAGTGAAACTCATCGATACAAGCAAGCCCATTGCTGCCGACAACTTCTCTATACCGCATACACCGGATTGGGAAAAATTCCGGCACGCAAAAGAAGCTGCCTCCGTATACGAAAAGGCAATTCGTTAA
- a CDS encoding CC/Se motif family (seleno)protein, with protein MTVTVDEKARAFLAKHNETSVYTYLGGCRTUGGVVPQPAVFAGSPDSLDNYDTFNTDGITVYVRKGTQTENGTLTVTVVKMLWMDSLAVEGMAY; from the coding sequence ATGACAGTTACTGTTGATGAAAAAGCAAGAGCCTTTCTTGCAAAACACAATGAAACCAGCGTGTATACCTACTTAGGCGGATGCCGCACGTGAGGAGGCGTCGTACCTCAACCGGCCGTGTTTGCCGGTTCGCCTGATTCGCTCGATAACTACGATACCTTTAACACCGATGGTATTACCGTCTATGTACGCAAGGGTACCCAAACCGAAAATGGCACACTGACTGTTACAGTGGTTAAGATGCTGTGGATGGATTCTTTAGCGGTAGAAGGGATGGCATATTAG
- a CDS encoding 2-dehydropantoate 2-reductase — protein sequence MKVVIAGSGAMGCSFGFMLQKSGNDVTLLDGWQDNIDAIRKNGLHLQDGTAELSTKIDVYKPEEFKGTADFVIVFTKSMQLEHMLSSIKHVLRDDTKILCLLNGLGHTETLKKFIAPKNIFMGVTVVTAGMKGPGSAVLSSHGKTEIQNIVPEGKAGAKVIVEALNKATMPAVYSDNILWSIWRKAALNGAMNSTCTIMECNMLELGSIVGCKDMMRCIISEFAAIAKTQGVTLDIDSVTDYVYGFTQPDFVGAKHYPSMHQDLIKNHRLTEIDFLNGYISRKGKELHIPTPYCDLITTFVHGKEKLFGL from the coding sequence ATGAAGGTTGTTATTGCCGGCTCAGGTGCTATGGGCTGCAGTTTCGGTTTTATGCTGCAAAAAAGCGGTAATGATGTAACACTGCTGGACGGTTGGCAGGATAATATCGATGCAATTAGAAAAAACGGTTTGCACTTGCAAGACGGTACTGCGGAACTATCGACAAAGATCGATGTTTATAAACCGGAAGAGTTTAAGGGCACTGCCGATTTTGTTATCGTGTTTACAAAATCGATGCAGTTGGAACATATGCTGAGTAGTATTAAACATGTTCTGCGAGATGATACAAAAATCCTCTGTCTTTTGAATGGACTCGGTCATACTGAAACACTGAAAAAGTTTATCGCTCCTAAAAATATTTTTATGGGTGTTACGGTAGTAACTGCCGGTATGAAGGGGCCGGGAAGTGCAGTGTTGTCAAGTCATGGAAAAACAGAAATTCAGAATATTGTACCGGAAGGTAAAGCCGGTGCGAAGGTCATTGTAGAAGCGCTCAATAAAGCAACAATGCCTGCAGTTTATTCCGATAATATTTTATGGTCTATTTGGCGGAAGGCAGCACTCAATGGAGCAATGAACAGCACCTGCACAATTATGGAATGCAATATGCTGGAGCTTGGCAGTATCGTAGGTTGTAAAGATATGATGCGCTGTATCATCTCTGAATTTGCCGCAATAGCAAAAACACAAGGGGTTACATTGGATATCGACTCCGTAACTGACTACGTTTACGGGTTTACGCAGCCGGACTTTGTCGGGGCAAAGCACTATCCTTCGATGCACCAGGATCTGATCAAAAATCACCGTTTAACCGAAATTGATTTCTTAAATGGTTATATTTCCCGTAAAGGTAAAGAACTGCATATCCCTACACCGTATTGTGATCTTATTACCACCTTTGTACACGGCAAAGAGAAATTATTCGGGTTATAA
- a CDS encoding PTS transporter subunit IIC: MAEQTKKITVKFFINTLLNGMAAGIVVALIANAVLGQIFKALAPYGTIFGILYQSVADVQYLVSAVIGFIVGIQLGFVPIKASMIGLAGFIASGAVRHVDGIVKLAGIGDLINVMIIVALAALVTLWLGNKLGSLTIIVQPIIVAGGLGALGLFILPYVAEVSAAIGRGINSFTVLQPVLMCILIAASFSIVIISPISTVAIGIAIGLAGLASGAANLGVAACTAVLIVGSWRVNKAGITAAIALGGMKLMIPNLVRYPIMALPVVLTAAASGIAGRFLGIMGDKVSAGFGIAGLVGPIKAYELLSGSPAVRIGALLIAYLVVPFGCALLLHILFTKIIKLYKPEIYKSEAV; the protein is encoded by the coding sequence ATGGCTGAACAAACAAAGAAAATTACGGTTAAATTTTTTATTAATACGCTTTTAAATGGCATGGCTGCAGGAATTGTTGTTGCCCTTATTGCTAACGCTGTTTTAGGACAGATATTTAAGGCGCTGGCGCCATACGGTACCATATTCGGTATACTGTACCAGTCTGTTGCAGATGTGCAATATTTGGTGTCTGCGGTGATCGGCTTTATTGTCGGTATACAGCTCGGTTTTGTGCCGATTAAGGCTTCTATGATCGGGCTTGCCGGTTTTATCGCGTCTGGAGCAGTACGCCATGTAGACGGTATTGTTAAACTTGCCGGTATCGGCGACTTAATCAATGTGATGATTATTGTTGCACTGGCAGCCCTTGTTACGCTGTGGTTGGGTAACAAGCTCGGCTCGCTTACGATTATTGTGCAGCCGATTATTGTCGCAGGCGGGTTGGGGGCATTGGGACTCTTTATCTTGCCGTATGTAGCAGAAGTAAGCGCTGCAATCGGCCGCGGTATTAACTCGTTTACCGTGCTGCAGCCGGTACTGATGTGTATTCTTATTGCCGCATCTTTCTCTATTGTCATTATCTCACCTATTTCGACGGTGGCAATCGGTATTGCGATTGGACTTGCAGGGTTGGCATCCGGGGCTGCAAACTTGGGGGTTGCTGCTTGTACTGCCGTACTTATTGTAGGATCGTGGCGTGTAAATAAGGCTGGAATTACCGCAGCTATTGCCCTCGGCGGTATGAAGCTGATGATTCCAAACCTTGTGCGTTACCCTATTATGGCATTGCCGGTTGTATTAACGGCCGCTGCATCAGGGATCGCAGGGCGTTTCCTAGGTATTATGGGCGATAAGGTGAGTGCCGGCTTTGGTATTGCAGGGCTTGTCGGTCCGATTAAGGCATACGAGCTATTAAGCGGATCACCTGCTGTGCGGATTGGTGCATTGCTGATTGCATACTTAGTTGTACCGTTCGGCTGTGCTTTGCTGCTGCATATTTTGTTTACAAAAATAATTAAACTCTATAAGCCGGAAATTTATAAATCCGAAGCGGTGTAG
- a CDS encoding YoaK family protein, producing the protein MSKRHKLILTILIHLLTFIAGFLNGVFFIIAGTAVSHHTGTITRVALTLSKGAIAEAAAFLLLILSFYIGACISGMLFHKSDCTFSKRYGILLLVFSTVFFAIAVIGPPLRIVLSITCVILGIQNGMFIPYDGILIRTSHFSGYLTDAGLAMGKVIRGKRQELRRSVHYLSGIICFAAGAAASAFMPSSLFFYIIAVFYFFTAIFYFAFIRAV; encoded by the coding sequence GTGAGTAAAAGACATAAACTTATTCTAACGATATTAATACATCTGCTAACCTTTATCGCAGGGTTTCTGAACGGCGTATTTTTTATTATAGCCGGTACGGCAGTCAGCCATCATACCGGTACTATTACTCGTGTAGCGCTGACCCTTTCCAAAGGAGCGATTGCGGAGGCAGCAGCATTTTTATTGCTTATTCTTTCTTTTTATATCGGCGCATGCATCTCCGGTATGCTTTTTCACAAGAGTGATTGTACATTTTCAAAACGCTACGGCATTCTTTTATTGGTTTTTTCAACAGTCTTTTTTGCAATAGCCGTTATAGGACCTCCACTACGTATTGTCCTTTCCATAACTTGTGTGATACTCGGTATACAAAACGGTATGTTCATTCCTTATGACGGAATTTTAATACGAACTTCGCATTTTAGCGGCTATTTAACGGATGCGGGACTCGCGATGGGGAAAGTTATCCGTGGAAAAAGGCAAGAACTGCGACGCAGTGTACACTATCTGTCCGGCATTATATGTTTCGCAGCCGGTGCTGCCGCCTCCGCATTTATGCCTTCTTCTTTATTTTTTTATATTATTGCAGTTTTCTATTTCTTTACTGCGATATTTTATTTTGCTTTTATTCGTGCGGTTTAA
- a CDS encoding nitroreductase family protein produces the protein MNLQTCMEQRRSVRKYTNQPVPRELVREIIQAAILAPSWKNSQVSRYYVAEGNAEKELAKCLADFNRQSVKNAPVLLVSTVVNKRSGFTRDGEYETHLKDGFQYYDHGMQAMNLCLKAHELGLATLIMGIYDEAAIRKFFNIDENQIIVAVIAVGYAAEEPPMPKRKTVDDITVFKE, from the coding sequence ATGAATTTACAAACATGTATGGAACAGCGCCGGAGCGTGCGCAAATATACAAATCAGCCTGTACCGCGTGAACTGGTACGGGAAATTATTCAGGCGGCGATTCTGGCTCCTTCGTGGAAAAATTCTCAAGTTTCGCGCTATTATGTAGCGGAAGGTAATGCCGAAAAAGAGCTTGCAAAATGTCTTGCGGATTTTAATCGGCAGAGTGTGAAAAACGCGCCGGTCTTGCTTGTGTCTACAGTGGTCAATAAGCGTTCGGGCTTTACACGGGACGGTGAATATGAAACGCACCTTAAAGACGGCTTTCAATATTACGACCATGGAATGCAGGCGATGAACCTCTGCCTTAAAGCGCATGAGTTGGGGCTTGCAACACTTATTATGGGAATTTACGATGAGGCGGCAATCAGAAAGTTTTTTAATATTGATGAAAATCAAATCATCGTTGCAGTTATTGCCGTAGGTTATGCTGCCGAAGAGCCGCCGATGCCGAAACGGAAAACCGTGGACGATATTACGGTTTTCAAAGAATAG
- a CDS encoding ABC transporter ATP-binding protein, with product MAEVTVIILEVQDICKYYGAGKKRQTGCEHISFIAEAGGIYSLLGLNGAGKSTVLNSISGYRLPSSGDVSICGYSILNEPIEAKRNIGILYEQNPLYDSMTVREFLLFTLQMRGFGNGVQQDLLDEAVEFTDLQEVYTKRIKELSKGYRQRVGLAQAIIHHPRLVLLDEPASGLDPFQLKDFEKKILALSTYAAVILCTHQLELAGRICSQHILLHKGRQIAGGTRAELADRLYEDFGIEEDAASDTLLFKTFEQYAGVTTREFRESAVSESGKRGRR from the coding sequence ATGGCAGAGGTGACAGTGATTATCCTTGAAGTACAGGACATCTGTAAATATTACGGCGCAGGAAAGAAGCGGCAAACCGGCTGCGAACACATCAGTTTTATCGCTGAGGCTGGAGGTATCTACTCCTTGCTCGGATTAAACGGAGCGGGAAAAAGTACGGTATTGAACAGCATCAGCGGGTACCGCCTGCCCTCTTCCGGAGACGTATCGATTTGCGGATACTCCATTTTGAACGAACCGATCGAGGCTAAACGGAATATTGGGATTTTGTATGAGCAAAACCCGCTCTATGATTCGATGACGGTGCGGGAGTTCTTGCTTTTTACGCTGCAAATGCGCGGTTTCGGTAACGGCGTACAGCAAGACCTGCTTGACGAGGCGGTTGAGTTTACCGATCTGCAAGAGGTATACACCAAACGGATTAAAGAGCTGTCGAAGGGGTACCGGCAGCGGGTAGGGCTTGCGCAAGCGATTATCCATCATCCCCGCCTCGTCCTCTTGGACGAACCCGCATCCGGCCTTGATCCGTTCCAGCTGAAAGACTTTGAAAAAAAGATACTCGCGCTATCCACGTATGCCGCGGTCATCCTGTGCACCCATCAGCTTGAACTTGCCGGACGGATATGCTCGCAGCATATTCTGCTCCACAAGGGACGGCAGATTGCCGGAGGAACACGGGCGGAACTCGCCGATCGTTTATACGAGGACTTCGGCATTGAAGAAGATGCTGCTTCCGATACGCTTTTATTCAAGACCTTTGAACAGTACGCCGGAGTTACCACCCGCGAGTTCCGTGAATCCGCCGTTTCCGAATCCGGTAAGCGGGGGCGGCGATGA